A window of the Vanessa cardui chromosome 12, ilVanCard2.1, whole genome shotgun sequence genome harbors these coding sequences:
- the LOC124534214 gene encoding THO complex subunit 4 isoform X2, whose amino-acid sequence MADRIDMALDDIIKANKKGKTGGGGAGRKFDVKRPARGGGGGFRNARTGGMLRGRNRGGVSKPANYTRGDVNSTWKHDMFNDFNDRKIQRSAPITMGPTKLLVSNLDFGVSDSDIQELFSEFGILKSAAVHYDRSGRSLGTADVVFERRADALKAMKQYNGVPLDGRAMNIQLATSEINTFRNEERTRPTIGGGPIRRNLSRGGGNRPQSGSAGGRGGGRRGGRGGGAPRGRRPVPTAEQLDAELDAYVKEIK is encoded by the exons ATGGCGGACAGAATCGATATGGCACTGGatgatataataaaagcaaataaaaaaggaaaaactgGTGGTGGAGGAGCTGGAAGAAAATTTGATGTAAAAAGACCTGCTCGTGGTGGCGGAGGTGGATTTCGTAATGCCCGTACGGGCGGTATGTTACGAGGTCGAAATCGTGGTGGAGTATCCAAGCCAGCTAACTATACAAGG GGTGATGTAAACAGCACTTGGAAACATGACATGTTCAATGACTTCAATGATAGGAAGATACAAAGGAGTGCTCCAATCACAATGGGGCCCACTAAACTTTTAGTTTCAAATTTGGATTTTGGAGTTTCTGACTCTGATATACAGGAACTTTTCTCTGAATTTGGAATTTTAAAAAGTGCTGCTGTTCACTATGATAGATCTGGTAGATCACTAG GTACTGCTGATGTTGTATTTGAAAGAAGAGCTGATGCTTTAAAAGCTATGAAACAGTATAATGGAGTACCACTTGATGGACGTGCTATGAACATTCAACTGGCCACATCTGAAATTAACACATTTAGAAACGAAGAAAGAACTAGGCCGACCATAGGTGGTGGACCCATAAGAAGAAATTTAAGTAGAG GAGGTGGAAACAGACCACAGAGTGGTAGTGCTGGTGGCCGTGGAGGGGGGCGACGTGGTGGTCGTGGTGGAGGAGCTCCACGTGGAAGGCGACCAGTTCCAACAGCTGAACAATTAGATGCAGAACTAGATGCATATGTAAAAGAAATAAAGTGA
- the LOC124534214 gene encoding THO complex subunit 4 isoform X1 yields MADRIDMALDDIIKANKKGKTGGGGAGRKFDVKRPARGGGGGFRNARTGGMLRGRNRGGVSKPANYTRDNLFQGDVNSTWKHDMFNDFNDRKIQRSAPITMGPTKLLVSNLDFGVSDSDIQELFSEFGILKSAAVHYDRSGRSLGTADVVFERRADALKAMKQYNGVPLDGRAMNIQLATSEINTFRNEERTRPTIGGGPIRRNLSRGGGNRPQSGSAGGRGGGRRGGRGGGAPRGRRPVPTAEQLDAELDAYVKEIK; encoded by the exons ATGGCGGACAGAATCGATATGGCACTGGatgatataataaaagcaaataaaaaaggaaaaactgGTGGTGGAGGAGCTGGAAGAAAATTTGATGTAAAAAGACCTGCTCGTGGTGGCGGAGGTGGATTTCGTAATGCCCGTACGGGCGGTATGTTACGAGGTCGAAATCGTGGTGGAGTATCCAAGCCAGCTAACTATACAAGG GACAACCTATTTCAGGGTGATGTAAACAGCACTTGGAAACATGACATGTTCAATGACTTCAATGATAGGAAGATACAAAGGAGTGCTCCAATCACAATGGGGCCCACTAAACTTTTAGTTTCAAATTTGGATTTTGGAGTTTCTGACTCTGATATACAGGAACTTTTCTCTGAATTTGGAATTTTAAAAAGTGCTGCTGTTCACTATGATAGATCTGGTAGATCACTAG GTACTGCTGATGTTGTATTTGAAAGAAGAGCTGATGCTTTAAAAGCTATGAAACAGTATAATGGAGTACCACTTGATGGACGTGCTATGAACATTCAACTGGCCACATCTGAAATTAACACATTTAGAAACGAAGAAAGAACTAGGCCGACCATAGGTGGTGGACCCATAAGAAGAAATTTAAGTAGAG GAGGTGGAAACAGACCACAGAGTGGTAGTGCTGGTGGCCGTGGAGGGGGGCGACGTGGTGGTCGTGGTGGAGGAGCTCCACGTGGAAGGCGACCAGTTCCAACAGCTGAACAATTAGATGCAGAACTAGATGCATATGTAAAAGAAATAAAGTGA